From the Exiguobacterium aurantiacum genome, one window contains:
- a CDS encoding FAD-binding oxidoreductase, which yields MNQLREEIGADVVFTDPTTRLAYSFDATPNYQAMPDAIVAPRSTEQVQAVLRLCHTYRIPVVPRGSATNLAGGTTPLSGGVVMDFRHMDKIIEIDEKNLTVTVEPGCITARLAEAVEAKGLFYPPDPSSMKISTIGGNISENSGGLRGLKYGVTADYVLALEAVLPNGDVLHTGGKLAKDVAGYDLTRLLVGSEGTLAVITQATLKLIPLPETKRTMLAYFEDLDSAARTVSRIIENRVIPATLEFMDKKTIEVVEAYANIGLPTDVGALLLLEQDGPRDVVRHDIEAMHAVCLEEGALSVEVARDEAHAETLRYARRIALSALARLSPTTILEDATVPRSEIAEMVRRIEAIGRAYDIQIATFGHAGDGNLHPTVATDARNHEEMERVEAAFADIFAAALDLGGTITGEHGVGAMKAPYLEWKLGPAGIDVMKGIKLAFDPHGIMNPQKMFAKAAKKRIVQGGTS from the coding sequence ATGAACCAATTACGCGAGGAAATCGGTGCTGACGTCGTCTTCACGGATCCGACGACCCGACTCGCCTATTCGTTTGACGCGACACCGAACTACCAAGCGATGCCCGACGCGATTGTCGCGCCCCGCTCGACCGAACAAGTACAGGCCGTATTGCGACTGTGCCATACATACCGCATCCCGGTCGTCCCCCGTGGGTCGGCGACGAACCTGGCCGGCGGGACAACGCCGCTTTCCGGTGGTGTCGTCATGGACTTCCGCCACATGGACAAGATCATCGAGATCGACGAGAAAAACTTAACGGTGACAGTCGAGCCAGGCTGCATCACCGCCCGTTTGGCGGAAGCCGTCGAGGCAAAGGGCCTATTCTATCCACCGGACCCGAGCTCGATGAAAATCTCGACGATTGGCGGCAACATCAGCGAGAACTCGGGCGGGTTACGCGGGTTGAAGTACGGCGTGACGGCTGATTACGTGCTCGCTCTCGAGGCGGTGCTCCCGAACGGCGACGTGCTCCATACGGGCGGCAAACTTGCCAAGGACGTGGCCGGATATGATTTGACACGTCTCCTCGTCGGCTCGGAAGGAACGCTCGCCGTCATCACGCAAGCGACGCTCAAGCTCATCCCGCTCCCCGAAACGAAACGGACGATGCTCGCCTATTTCGAGGATTTGGACAGCGCGGCCCGGACAGTGAGCCGCATCATCGAGAACCGCGTCATCCCGGCGACGCTCGAGTTCATGGACAAGAAGACAATCGAGGTCGTCGAGGCGTATGCGAACATCGGATTGCCGACAGACGTCGGCGCTCTCCTTCTATTAGAACAGGACGGCCCGCGGGACGTCGTCCGTCATGATATCGAGGCGATGCATGCCGTCTGTCTAGAAGAAGGCGCCTTGTCGGTCGAGGTGGCCCGAGACGAGGCCCATGCCGAGACGCTCCGCTACGCCCGGCGCATCGCCTTGTCCGCCCTCGCCCGGCTCAGCCCGACGACGATTTTAGAGGATGCGACCGTACCACGGAGCGAGATCGCGGAGATGGTCCGGCGCATCGAAGCGATTGGACGGGCATATGACATTCAAATCGCAACGTTCGGACACGCCGGAGACGGCAACTTGCATCCGACGGTCGCGACCGACGCTCGAAATCATGAGGAGATGGAGCGTGTCGAAGCGGCGTTCGCCGATATTTTTGCCGCCGCGCTCGACCTCGGCGGTACAATCACCGGCGAGCATGGGGTCGGGGCAATGAAAGCCCCATATCTCGAATGGAAGCTCGGACCGGCCGGGATTGACGTCATGAAAGGCATCAAGCTCGCCTTCGACCCGCACGGCATCATGAACCCGCAGAAGATGTTCGCCAAAGCGGCGAAAAAACGTATCGTCCAAGGAGGCACATCATGA
- a CDS encoding (Fe-S)-binding protein: MKQTPELATRMTEKLDYEEMLGCMRCGFCLPTCPTYIRSKDESASPRGRIAIMKGVVDGLIEPDEGVEKTLNECLGCLACEPACPAGVRYSVLLEDARAAITEHKRATGQMPVRERLVRKVVFDGLFLNKAKMETATSFLRFYQQSGVQTLTHKLRILDWFPDQLQKMETILPTVPPKTERRRRPERISATGTTTARVAFFSGCLMDTMFYETNANTMKLLQAAGCDIVIPKAQQCCGALHGHAGEQTGAVTLAKQNIAAFEAEDVDYIITNAGGCGAFLVGYDHLLKHDPEWAERAERFTAKIKDFASILIEVGFLDRVPLTLPEQVITYQDSCHLRNVQKGALAPRLLLQAIEGAVYIEQKHADNCCGSAGVYNLLQPVIANDILEIKMGHVNDTSAKTIVTSNPGCHMQMQLGIQEHGTDSMRAVHLADLLVEAM, from the coding sequence ATGAAGCAGACGCCCGAACTCGCCACCCGCATGACCGAGAAGCTCGACTATGAAGAGATGCTCGGCTGCATGCGCTGCGGCTTTTGCCTGCCGACGTGCCCGACGTATATCCGCTCGAAAGACGAGTCCGCCTCTCCGCGCGGTCGAATCGCCATCATGAAGGGTGTCGTCGACGGATTGATTGAACCGGACGAGGGCGTCGAGAAGACACTCAACGAATGTCTAGGTTGTCTCGCCTGTGAGCCGGCATGTCCGGCCGGGGTGCGCTATAGCGTCTTGCTCGAGGACGCCCGCGCCGCCATCACCGAGCATAAACGGGCGACCGGCCAGATGCCGGTCCGCGAACGTCTCGTCCGCAAAGTCGTCTTTGACGGGCTGTTCTTGAACAAGGCGAAGATGGAGACGGCAACGAGCTTCCTTCGTTTCTATCAACAGTCCGGCGTCCAGACGCTCACCCATAAGCTGCGCATCCTCGACTGGTTCCCGGACCAACTCCAAAAGATGGAGACGATCTTACCGACGGTCCCACCAAAGACGGAACGACGACGACGGCCGGAGCGAATCTCGGCGACAGGTACGACGACGGCCCGAGTCGCTTTCTTCAGCGGCTGTCTGATGGACACGATGTTCTATGAGACGAACGCGAACACGATGAAACTGCTCCAAGCGGCAGGCTGCGACATCGTCATCCCGAAAGCGCAACAGTGTTGCGGCGCCTTGCATGGCCATGCCGGTGAACAGACGGGCGCCGTCACGCTCGCCAAGCAAAACATCGCGGCGTTCGAGGCCGAGGACGTCGATTACATCATCACGAACGCCGGCGGTTGCGGCGCGTTTCTCGTCGGCTATGACCATCTGTTGAAGCACGACCCGGAATGGGCCGAACGCGCGGAACGGTTCACGGCCAAAATCAAAGACTTCGCCTCGATTTTAATCGAGGTCGGCTTCCTCGACCGCGTACCGCTCACGCTACCGGAGCAAGTCATCACCTACCAAGACTCATGCCACTTGCGCAACGTCCAAAAAGGTGCACTCGCTCCGCGGTTATTGCTTCAGGCAATCGAAGGGGCCGTCTATATCGAACAGAAACACGCCGACAACTGCTGTGGCTCGGCCGGCGTCTACAATCTGTTGCAACCGGTGATCGCGAACGACATCCTCGAGATAAAGATGGGGCACGTGAACGACACATCGGCCAAAACGATTGTGACGTCGAATCCAGGTTGCCATATGCAGATGCAACTCGGGATTCAAGAACACGGAACCGACTCGATGCGCGCCGTCCACTTGGCGGACCTGCTCGTCGAAGCGATGTGA